A window of the Fusarium poae strain DAOMC 252244 chromosome 3, whole genome shotgun sequence genome harbors these coding sequences:
- a CDS encoding hypothetical protein (TransMembrane:7 (o29-53i65-83o95-117i138-162o182-202i214-232o252-272i)): MSSSGDRPPINGYVDPNFPNPNGEWDTPIIIYGYTPAFSLAVFAAAWFALFMIIHLFQTIRFRSWYFITFPVGLLFEIVGYIARSLSAKKDPYHLLYFILNYFFIVTAPVFLAAGVYTILSAMVPRLGRRYSLAPPKFILWFFITSDVIATVVQVTGAALIGVRQSNREDPTVANNILLGGLAYQVFSISVFVILTATFLFRARGEISARGKKLSVFCIAFSVATILVYLRTIFRLAETAEGLGGHLYSNEIYFACLEFAPIALAVILFAIWHPGRCVGKKVRVKDLEKEQARVQNF, from the exons ATGAGCAGCTCAGGAG ATCGACCGCCTATTAATGGCTACGTTGACCCCAACTTCCCAAATCCCAACGGCGAGTGGGATACGCCCATCATTATCTATGGTTATACGCCTGCTTTCTCCCTTGCCGTCTTCGCAGCAGCTTGGTTCGCTCTATTCATGATTATCCATCTCTTCCAGACGATTCGATTTAGAAGCTGGTACTTTATCACTTTCCCTGTTGGTCTCCTTTTCGAAATTGTCGGATACATTGCTCGTTCGCTTTCAGCAAAGAAGGACCCGTACCATCTTCTGTACTTTATCCTCAACTACTTCTTTATCGTCACGGCACCTGTTTTCCTCGCTGCAGGCGTTTACACCATCCTCTCGGCAATGGTCCCTCGTCTTGGACGTCGATACTCTCTTGCGCCGCCAAAGTTTATTCTTTGGTTCTTTATCACGTCTGATGTTATTGCCACGGTTGTTCAGGTTACAGGTGCTGCCCTCATTGGAGTGAGACAGTCGAACCGTGAAGATCCCACCGTTGCCAATAACATTCTTCTTGGAGGTCTGGCCTACCAGGTCTTTTCCATCAGTGTCTTTGTTATCCTCACAGCAACCTTTCTATTTCGCGCTCGAGGGGAGATTAGCGCTCGCGGCAAAAAACTGAGTGTCTTCTGTATCGCTTTTTCAGTGGCCACCATCTTGGTTTACCTGCGAACAATCTTTCGTCTCGCAGAAACAGCCGAGGGGCTTGGAGGTCATTTATACTCCAACGAAATTTACTTCGCATGTCTTGAGTTTGCTCCTATTGCATTGGCTGTAATACTCTTTGCTATCTGGCATCCTGGTCGATGTGTAGGCAAAAAAGTGCGGGTGAAGGACTTGGAAAAGGAACAGGCTCGAGTTCaaaacttttaa
- a CDS encoding hypothetical protein (BUSCO:6884at5125): protein MESLKLYNSLKPGAPVPFVPIEKGKVSWYACGPTVYDKSHLGHARNYVSTDIIRRILMHYFGFEVNFVMNITDIDDKIIIKARRQRLLELEKNKNYPKDELRDLALAAFRAYAKSSLPLLLKDGEDIDATNYAQRREAGYGHVLAGGTISGEGKPGDDEAKVKMHLSNMTSAAEAIASGEIFPGTDEILLPYLDSLYKETIDTRDQSMFTDLTQSMEKLFMDDMDALNVLRPDVITRVTEYVPQIADFVKTIVDKGFAYEAEGSVYFDITAFEKAGNTYARLRPDNRNDKSLQEEGEGSLSKGLSGKKNPGDFALWKKSKAGEPFWPSPWGDGRPGWHIECSVMAGSVLGPNMDIHSGGIDLAFPHHDNELAQSEAYFCEHGKGEHTWVNYFLHMGHLSISGSKMSKSLKNFQTIQDALATTYSSRGMRIVFLMGRWNDGVEISPDMRLQADNWESTISNFFVNVKALLAEAGITYGVKSLSLSADSKASEGLLGELEQAKQEFEGAMTNSFDTPKAMSVILKLVNTANVHLRDNKDADLVALESIARWITKIVGIFGLDSNASPPYEGLGWATTIASDVEPKTAVQPYADAFTKVKSDVSSLSLESGEISSLLEQSPTTEFESIAAGGSRDPEQLAMPFLRAVSKLRDELRRIVGNQTPDTKKAILALTDRIRDDDLTNLGVYLDDRPDGQASLIKFIPAAELIAAREEKVAQAAEKAQKKEEARLAREKADQEAREKAKVRPEDMFKGDERYSAWDEQGMPTKMKDGSDVPKSQLKGLKKQWDRQKKAHDDLKAKGLL, encoded by the exons ATGGAGTCGCTAAAGCTTTACAACTCGCTCAAGCCCGGCGCTCCGGTACCCTTTGTCCCTATTGAGAAGGGCAAGGTCTCTTGGTATGCCTGCGGTCCTACTGTATACGACAAGAGTCACTTGGGCCATGCTCGCAACTATGTCTCGACAGACATTATTCGTCGTATCCTGATGCACTACTTTGGATTCGAGGTCAATTTTGTCATGAACATCACCGATATTGACGACAAG ATCATTATCAAGGCCCGACGACAACGGTTGCTCGAacttgagaagaacaagaactaCCCCAAGGACGAACTCCGAGACCTAGCTCTTGCTGCTTTCCGAGCTTATGCCAAGAGCAGCCTGCCTCTTTTGCTCAAGGACGGGGAGGACATTGATGCGACCAACTACGCCCAGAGAAGGGAAGCGGGATACGGACATGTGCTCGCAGGCGGTACCATATCTGGTGAGGGCAAGCCTGGAGACGacgaggccaaggtcaagatgCATCTTAGCAACATGACTTCCGCCGCTGAAGCCATTGCCTCGGGCGAGATCTTTCCCGGCACCGATGAGATTCTCCTTCCCTACCTCGATTCCCTTTACAAAGAGACGATCGACACCAGGGATCAGAGCATGTTTACAGATCTGACTCAGAGCATGGAGAAGCTATTTATGGATGATATGGATGCGCTAAACGTCCTCCGACCTGATGTCATCACTCGCGTCACCGAGTATGTTCCCCAGATTGCCGATTTTGTCAAGACAATCGTCGATAAGGGATTCGCATATGAGGCTGAGGGATCCGTGTACTTCGATATCACTGCTTTCGAGAAGGCCGGAAACACTTATGCACGACTGCGCCCTGACAACCGAAACGACAAGTCCCTTCAAGAAGAGGGTGAAGGGTCCCTTTCCAAGGGCCTTAGCGGAAAGAAGAACCCCGGTGACTTTGCTCTGTGGAAAAagtccaaggctggtgaACCCTTCTGGCCCAGCCCTTGGGGAGATGGCCGTCCCGGGTGGCACATTGA GTGCTCCGTGATGGCGGGATCCGTTTTGGGACCCAACATGGATATTCATTCCGGTGGTATTGACCTTGCATTCCCTCACCATGACAATGAGCTGGCACAGAGCGAGGCTTACTTCTGTGAGCACGGCAAGGGTGAACACACGTGGGTCAACTACTTCCTCCACATGGGCCACTTGTCTATCTCTGGTTCCAAGATGTCCAAGTCCCTGAAAAACTTCCAAACCATCCAGGATGCGCTTGCTACAACCTATTCATCGCGAGGCATGCGAATTGTTTTCCTGATGGGCCGATGGAatgatggtgttgaaatCTCACCCGACATGAGATTGCAAGCTGACAACTGGGAGTCAACTATCAGC AACTTTTTTGTCAATGTCAAGGCATTGCTTGCCGAGGCCGGTATCACATATGGAGTCAAGTCTCTGTCTCTGAGTGCTGATAGCAAAGCAAGTGAGGGGCTTTTGGGTGAGCTGGAACAGGCCAAGCAGGAGTTCGAGGGTGCCATGACCAACTCATTCGACACGCCAAAGGCCATGTCTGTTATCCTCAAGCTGGTCAACACTGCAAATGTTCACTTGAGGGATAACAAGGACGCTGACCTCGTCGCTCTAGAGTCCATTGCTCGATGGATCACCAAGATTGTTGGTATCTTTGGTCTCGACTCAAATGCTTCACCCCCGTATGAGGGTCTCGGCTGGGCAACAACTATCGCTTCTGATGTCGAGCCCAAGACGGCTGTGCAGCCCTACGCTGATGCTTTTACCAAGGTCAAGTCGGACGTTTCTAGCCTATCTCTTGAAAGTGGGGAGATCTCTTCATTGCTTGAGCAAAGCCCTACAACTGAGTTTGAGTCGATCGCAGCCGGCGGCTCACGGGACCCCGAGCAATTGGCCATGCCTTTCCTTCGTGCCGTGTCCAAGCTCCGAGACGAGCTTCGCCGCATCGTTGGCAACCAAACTCCCGATACTAAGAAGGCTATCCTTGCCTTGACCGATCGCATTCGTGACGATGACCTTACTAACCTGGGAGTGTACCTCGATGACAGACCTGATGGCCAAGCTTCTCTGATCAAGTTCATCCCGGCCGCTGAACTGATTGCTGCTCGTGAGGAAAAGGTTGCTCAGGCTGCCGAGAAGGCGcaaaagaaggaagaggctcgTCTCGCACGTGAGAAGGCAGACCAAGAAGCCCGCGAAAAGGCAAAGGTCAGACCGGAGGATATGTTCAAGGGCGATGAGAGATACAGCGCCTGGGATGAGCAGGGTATGCCTACAAAGATGAAGGATGGAAGCGATGTGCCCAAGAGTCAGCTCAAAGGCTTGAAGAAGCAGTGGGACCGACAGAAGAAGGCGCACGATGATCTGAAGGCCAAGGGATTGTTGTAG
- a CDS encoding hypothetical protein (BUSCO:20045at5125), producing the protein MAQPSPFLEPGSTTSSGDLAIVLLSRDNLEPVTLEESTGAVDGYLEGATLNTRFGSFPHSTLLNIPWGSQVRASNVDTGSRGRKRRREVTDDDTPTTTGPDEDVTDAKSKPAKKAVVAASGFIHILRPTPELWTSSLPHRTQVVYTPDYSYILQRIRAVPGTRIIEAGAGSGSFTHASARAVYNGYPKDDRDRKGKVFSFEYHEPRYQKMQEEIHEHKLDGVVQLSHRDVYGEGFNVDGKSPLATAIFLDLPAPWEALHHLSRQRPEKLKDEENWVSPLDPKKSVHICTFSPCIEQVTRTIEELRLLGWTDIDMVEISARRINTIRERVGANLPAERGNIQAPADVKEAMQRLKEINQKTKEFHKVAFKSTNTEDDSSAMDIDTPKSNSFKPNGKVVEDDFKPWMNGNLYHRPETDLKTHTSYLTFAVLPREWTEEDEAAAFAKWPCGKEGGGVIGSLNRQARKQQTREKLEARKRQKQKQEKDTQKEGPAEEMTEAQ; encoded by the coding sequence ATGGCTCAGCCATCGCCTTTTCTTGAGCCAGGTTCCACTACTTCTTCTGGCGATCTGGCGATTGTTCTTCTCTCACGCGACAACCTTGAACCCGTTACCCTCGAGGAGTCGACTGGCGCAGTTGATGGCTACCTTGAAGGCGCAACCCTCAACACACGATTCGGATCGTTTCCTCACTCGACTCTACTCAATATCCCTTGGGGGTCTCAAGTCCGTGCATCGAATGTTGATACTGGCTCAAGAGGACGAAAGCGCCGCCGTGAAGTGACTGACGACGACACACCAACAACGACTGGCCCTGACGAGGATGTTACTGATGCGAAATCCAAGCCTGCGAAAAAGGCTGTCGTAGCAGCAAGTGGCTTTATTCATATTCTTCGACCGACACCCGAACTGTGGACGAGTAGTCTCCCCCATCGAACCCAGGTTGTTTATACGCCCGATTACAGCTACATCCTACAGAGGATACGAGCAGTTCCCGGCACTCGCATTATCGAAGCAGGCGCCGGTAGTGGTAGTTTCACACACGCTTCTGCGCGAGCTGTGTACAACGGGTACCCCAAGGATGACAGGGACCGAAAAGGAAAGGTCTTCAGTTTTGAGTACCATGAGCCACGATATCAGAAGATGCAAGAAGAGATCCACGAGCATAAACTAGACGGCGTCGTTCAGTTGTCACACCGCGATGTTTATGGGGAGGGTTTCAACGTCGACGGGAAGTCTCCCTTGGCTACGGCAATCTTCCTCGATTTACCAGCGCCATGGGAAGCCCTTCACCATCTGTCCCGACAAAGACCTGAAAAGCTGAAGGACGAGGAGAACTGGGTCTCGCCCCTTGATCCTAAAAAAAGCGTTCACATCTGTACCTTCTCACCATGTATAGAGCAGGTTACCCGGACCATTGAGGAGCTCCGACTCCTAGGCTGGACAGATATTGATATGGTCGAAATATCCGCCCGACGAATCAACACTATTCGTGAGCGAGTAGGCGCGAATCTCCCTGCCGAAAGAGGAAACATTCAGGCACCAGCAGACGTGAAGGAAGCTATGCAAAGACTAAAGGAAATCAATCAAAAGACCAAAGAATTTCACAAGGTCGCTTTCAAGTCAACAAATACTGAAGATGACTCTTCGGCAATGGATATCGATACACCAAAGTCAAACTCCTTCAAGCCCAACGGAAAGGTTGTCGAGGACGATTTCAAGCCTTGGATGAATGGGAATCTCTATCACAGACCCGAGACGGATCTCAAGACTCACACGTCATACCTAACATTTGCTGTCCTACCCAGAGAATGGACGGAGGAAGATGAAGCAGCCGCTTTCGCCAAGTGGCCATGCGGAAAAGAGGGTGGAGGAGTGATTGGAAGCCTCAATAGGCAGGCTCGCAAACAGCAGACACGGGAGAAGCTCGAGGCAAGGAAGAgacagaagcagaagcaggaGAAAGATACCCAGAAAGAGGGACCGGCCGAAGAGATGACCGAAGCTCAATAA
- a CDS encoding hypothetical protein (BUSCO:36600at5125~CAZy:GH18) has protein sequence MPPLSPSADPLPRLVTYYQTHHDSSGNLISPLPLITQPGITITHVIVAAIHINEDPEKITLNDYHPSHPIFQTMWAELRVLQASGVKVMGMLGGACQGSYARLDADQDTFDRFYGPVRDMVRERALDGLDLDVEEEMSLGGIVRLIDRLRSDFGPAFIITLAPVAMSLIDFRRNLSGFDYEALEVMRGRDIAWYNTQFYCGWGDCSNPLMYDLMVQKGWPPEKIVIGLLTNSENGHGYVPFNPLSMVLTTLRGRYGKFGGVMGWEYFNSLPGGKKRPWEWAREMTKLLRGHILSEPAQLTQPARPEQPVAVEVASKKNKEVDPDTPGGKDVPLPKQFDYYTDGSDA, from the coding sequence ATGCCTCCTCTCTCACCTTCAGCAGATCCCCTCCCCCGGTTAGTCACATACTACCAAACCCATCATGACTCCTCAGGAAACCTCATTTCTCCGTTGCCCCTCATCACACAACCGGGTATCACCATCACTCACGTCATTGTCGCCGCCATCCACATAAACGAGGATCCTGAGAAGATCACGCTGAACGATTATCACCCGTCTCATCCTATCTTCCAGACAATGTGGGCAGAGCTGCGTGTTTTGCAAGCTTCGGGCGTCAAGGTCATGGGCATGTTGGGCGGTGCTTGCCAGGGTAGTTATGCACGTCTGGATGCTGACCAGGACACGTTTGATCGGTTCTACGGTCCTGTGAGAGACATGGTTCGAGAAAGGGCCCTCGACGGTTTGGATCTAGACGTCGAGGAAGAGATGTCGCTCGGTGGAATCGTGCGATTAATCGATCGTTTACGCAGCGACTTTGGTCCAGctttcatcatcactctcgCCCCCGTCGCAATGTCTCTTATCGACTTCAGAAGGAACCTCAGCGGATTCGACTACGAGGCTCTGGAAGTGATGCGTGGTCGCGACATTGCCTGGTACAACACACAATTCTACTGTGGCTGGGGAGACTGCAGCAACCCACTCATGTACGATCTCATGGTTCAAAAGGGCTGGCCACCAGAGAAGATCGTCATTGGGCTCCTCACCAACTCAGAGAATGGGCACGGCTATGTGCCGTTCAACCCTCTCAGCATGGTGCTCACGACGTTGCGGGGACGGTATGGAAAGTTCGGAGGTGTGATGGGATGGGAGTACTTCAACAGTTTGCCgggaggaaagaagaggccTTGGGAGTGGGCGAGAGAGATGACCAAGCTATTGAGGGGGCACATCCTTTCAGAGCCAGCACAATTGACACAGCCAGCCCGACCAGAGCAGCCAGTCGCAGTGGAGGTTGCCTCtaaaaagaacaaggagGTCGATCCAGATACACCAGGTGGAAAAGACGTACCACTACCGAAGCAGTTTGACTACTACACGGACGGCTCCGATGCATAG
- the SMD3 gene encoding small nuclear ribonucleoprotein Sm D3 (BUSCO:58482at5125) — translation MTSTIGIPIKLLNEAQGHIVTLEITSGQTYRGKLLDAEDNMNVQLKDITVTARDGRVSHLDQVYIRGSHVRFFIVPDMLRNAPMFRSRNVRGRGVGLARGRATVSRARAGGRGGR, via the exons ATGACTTCCACAATCGGTATTCCCATCAAGCTCCTGAACGAGGCACAG GGCCACATTGTTACCCTCGAAATCACCTCTGGTCAGACCTACCGCGGCAAACTCCTTGACG CTGAGGACAACATGAACGTCCAGCTCAAGGACATCACCGTCACCGCCCGAGACGGCCGCGTCTCCCATCTCGACCAGGTCTACATCCGGGGTTCTCACGTGCGCTTCTTCATCGTTCCAGACATGCTCCGCAACGCGCCCATGTTCCGCAGCCGTAACGTCCGTGGCCGCGGTGTTGGTCTCGCCAGAGGTCGCGCGACCGTTAGCCGAGCGCGCGCAGGCGGTCGAGGAGGACGATAA
- a CDS encoding hypothetical protein (TransMembrane:1 (o540-562i)~BUSCO:21899at5125), whose translation MASSRARLPRAGKLGALLQPSQPQGTSICPFCSITSSARPRIRIRTRRDALVKRFASTSTHSTNPRHELQQHLLDIQKLAPSLVNLSRLQLALQGLRQIPGQEAVRVAILGLAPGSDAGQRAKDVLRVLLTDPLQDEQEWERQLKGHNPENPLIVRIRSTEEQQSTLTVTKSSLVSEINVSSAEWNSLNLELLLMETHLPEFARDEQTRAVEVEESVLVPKVGIPSAEDRVTPVTTPVHRAIVVGDGFRGAVNATAVPVAEEEESVLKVVDLGGVDPKQVDAPFEMVDVSAADKGLSLFRKSSSNAIEYERLWFRSNLPALTTWLKSGISSFDETTKPAVRELISSLLNNVLARCELQNRREIKHIYQETPVGHELTFFPTLNRAVGEWSQKAHAELQEELDLAFTGRRWRKLGWWQLFLRVDDVAMLTNEMLNQRFLPTAERELVYLTGQIAQAAKADQKYPQPHSSSGVNPDLKQLGSGELEPFVSVDTRPALPKWPGHIAFTRRYLQNETVPALQALAQKLVVQSLGTSGLTTSLGALLYVSSFSIFEAGAVAALGVVWSASRLQKKWDAARSFWEGEVREEGRKALRGVEESVAAVTKVEKPQERVVVDQKGDQTNEVRELVAKAQEALGRMK comes from the coding sequence ATGGCTTCGTCAAGAGCCCGTTTGCCTCGTGCAGGCAAACTAGGCGCCTTGTTGCAGCCTTCCCAACCCCAAGGCACCTCGATATGTCCATTTTGCTCCATCACATCATCTGCCCGCCCAAGGATAAGGATACGGACCCGTCGCGATGCCCTCGTAAAACGCTTCGCTTCAACCTCTACGCACTCGACGAATCCCCGCCATGAGCTACAACAGCACCTCCTCGACATTCAAAAACTCGCACCTTCGCTGGTAAACCTTTCAAGACTACAATTGGCACTTCAAGGTCTGCGACAAATACCAGGCCAGGAAGCTGTGAGGGTTGCAATTTTAGGACTAGCACCTGGTTCCGATGCGGGACAAAGAGCGAAGGATGTGTTGAGAGTCCTCCTGACGGATCCGTTGCAGGACGAGCAGGAATGGGAGCGACAATTGAAGGGCCACAATCCGGAGAACCCTCTGATTGTTCGAATCCGGTCTACCGAAGAGCAACAGAGTACTTTGACAGTTACCAAATCGAGTCTTGTCAGTGAAATCAACGTCTCATCCGCCGAATGGAACAGTCTCAACCTGGAGTTACTGTTAATGGAGACCCATCTTCCTGAATTTGCAAGGGACGAGCAAACGAGAGCTGTCGAAGTGGAGGAATCTGTTCTCGTTCCCAAGGTTGGCATTCCCTCAGCCGAAGATCGAGTAACCCCAGTGACCACTCCCGTGCATCGGGCGATCGTGGTGGGCGATGGCTTTAGGGGAGCTGTCAATGCTACAGCAGTACCAGttgccgaagaagaagagtcaGTGTTAAAGGTGGTTGACCTTGGAGGCGTTGACCCAAAACAGGTCGATGCACCCTTTGAGATGGTTGACGTCTCTGCTGCTGACAAGGGCCTGTCGCTCTTCCGCAAGAGCTCCAGTAACGCCATAGAGTATGAGCGACTCTGGTTCAGAAGCAATCTCCCCGCTTTGACAACATGGCTGAAGTCAGGCATTAGCTCTTTCGACGAAACCACAAAGCCCGCGGTTCGAGAATTAATATCCTCTCTACTAAACAATGTTTTGGCGAGATGCGAGCTTCAGAACCGTCGTGAAATTAAGCACATTTACCAGGAGACTCCTGTTGGCCACGAGCTTACCTTCTTTCCTACTTTGAATCGGGCAGTAGGTGAATGGTCACAAAAAGCGCATGCGGAACTACAAGAAGAGCTTGACCTGGCATTTACAGGCAGAAGATGGCGTAAGCTGGGATGGTGGCAGTTGTTTTTGAGAGTGGATGATGTGGCTATGCTCACAAATGAGATGTTGAACCAACGGTTTCTACCCACAGCAGAGCGAGAACTCGTCTATTTGACCGGACAGATTGCCCAAGCTGCAAAGGCTGACCAAAAGTACCCCCAACCACACTCGTCCAGTGGCGTCAACCCTGACCTGAAGCAACTTGGCTCGGGAGAGTTGGAACCATTCGTGTCAGTCGACACCCGCCCTGCGCTACCCAAGTGGCCTGGCCACATCGCTTTCACACGACGATATCTACAAAATGAGACTGTCCCTGCGCTGCAGGCACTAGCTCAAAAACTCGTTGTGCAATCTCTCGGTACTTCGGGTCTCACCACTTCCCTCGGTGCGCTCCTCTACGTGTCTTCCTTCTCCATTTTCGAAGCCGGGGCTGTCGCAGCACTGGGAGTAGTCTGGAGTGCCAGCCGTCTGCAGAAGAAATGGGATGCCGCGCGATCATTCTGGGAGGGCGAAGTACGTGAAGAAGGACGCAAAGCTTTACGAGGTGTTGAAGAGAGTGTTGCAGCTGTTACCAAGGTCGAAAAACCACAAGAGCGGGTGGTTGTCGACCAAAAGGGCGATCAGACCAATGAGGTTCGAGAACTTGTAGCCAAGGCTCAAGAAGCTCTCGGACGAATGAAATAA
- a CDS encoding hypothetical protein (TransMembrane:1 (i43-63o)) — MLPARPLIRSSVPRAARATRAPRRQIRFQSTSSTSSSSSSMHLASGIAGGFVGSALFFGIYSYTPAGRAVSSVNKVALEAQKKYDAAAKKLQEKAPDADQAVNYIKEYAYSYVGWIPGGRAYVDAAFQDWEKVRENNKDEADKLVNDAYKQFQDLSKSGLSMETASKAFDVIADLGKKVANLAGDAISDIIDNHPQVKEKLGGNVDQLKELGDKYGPEAKKQVDETWKQVKDIFAGGFSASTISKARKLIEEKIEEIKKLGDKAWKKGLEEAKPYLDKNPKVKELIEKNADALKQGNAAELFKRAKSAVDSGDLGDLEKYVKDATEKAKSKGNELTGGWVDIEKYIKEIPNGGEVMEKLQQLSEVADKHKEEGEKLFRETIDELRQVLEKKSEKAQEIAGEAKKDAKKEAK; from the coding sequence ATGCTTCCTGCTCGTCCTCTCATCCGATCAAGCGTGCCTCGTGCCGCACGAGCAACTCGCGCTCCTCGTCGCCAGATTCGCTTCCAGTCCACATCCTCcacctcatcatcttcgagCAGCATGCATCTCGCATCCGGTATTGCTGGTGGCTTCGTCGGTTCAGCTCTCTTCTTCGGTATCTACTCTTACACACCTGCTGGACGCGCTGTTTCAAGTGTGAACAAGGTCGCCCTCGAGGCTCAAAAGAAGTATGACGCCGCCgccaagaagctccaagaaaAGGCACCCGATGCCGACCAGGCCGTCAACTATATCAAGGAGTACGCCTACTCATACGTCGGCTGGATCCCCGGTGGCCGAGCCTACGTCGATGCTGCTTTCCAGGACTGGGAGAAGGTCCGCGAGAACAACAAGGACGAGGCTGACAAGCTTGTCAACGATGCCTACAAGCAATTCCAGGACTTGTCCAAGTCGGGCCTCAGCATGGAAACTGCCTCCAAGGCTTTCGATGTCATCGCTGACCTCGGAAAGAAGGTCGCTAACCTCGCCGGCGACGCCATCAGCGATATCATTGACAACCACCCTCAAGTCAAGGAGAAGCTTGGCGGCAACGTTGACCAGCTGAAGGAGCTCGGCGACAAGTACGGCCCCGAGGCTAAGAAGCAGGTTGACGAGACCTGGAAGCAGGTCAAGGACATCTTCGCTGGTGGCTTCAGTGCCAGCACCATATCCAAGGCTCGCAAGCTTATTGAAGAGAAGATcgaggagatcaagaagcttgGTGACAAGGCCTGGAAGAAGGGTCTGGAGGAAGCCAAGCCTTACCTCGACAAGAAccccaaggtcaaggagctCATCGAGAAGAACGCCGATGCTCTGAAGCAGGGCAACGCCGCTGAGCTCTTTAAGCGCGCCAAGTCCGCTGTCGACTCTGGTGACCTAGGTGATCTTGAGAAGTACGTAAAGGACGCCACAGAGAAGGCCAAGTCTAAGGGCAACGAGCTCACCGGCGGCTGGGTCGACATTGAGAAGTACATCAAGGAGATCCCCAACGGCGGGGAGGTTATGGAGAAGCTCCAGCAGCTGAGCGAGGTTGCTGACAAGCACAAGGAGGAGGGTGAGAAGCTCTTCAGGGAGACCATCGATGAGCTGCGACAGGtgttggagaagaagtcCGAAAAGGCCCAGGAGATTGCTGGCGAGGCTAAAAAGGATGCCAAGAAGGAGGCCAAATAA
- a CDS encoding hypothetical protein (SECRETED:SignalP(1-18)~BUSCO:29806at5125) — protein MIYIKLAAIGALLATVQAQIRHPDEDLILADCGIGDNKAHPKWSTSRQVNWYKDIKWPEDASTFPAAPDLSVEVPYASGKYPWNPKGTTVKLSNGVVWTAYINPAVADGMPAGSAVTTKEGGQELNCYAYRGRPVSAALNTTVTDDAVCLSAFVCNRDDKAPPRPSDMSSPTSTLQTSPAPPATTFISQPPATPSSTGGADPAPPTDPNAGKLFVSTLVSPRFVNWPNTWQAFIEKFSWDRQTGKCVAQPVKGDGYTINIDCAGIQIDSDSHLTLLMIKALHDIGMNSTLFNQNPIVPGKRNSTADHWVVMPEAFSLQAIDVSHQNVVGYLSYNTSYDNFLSGPCSSCDTKRFNEQFFNPILAAMKGTYPRYNSYNVEAQCSPWMACF, from the coding sequence ATGATCTATATCAAGTTGGCTGCCATCGGCGCCCTTCTGGCGACTGTCCAAGCCCAGATTCGTCACCCCGATGAAGATCTCATCCTTGCCGATTGTGGCATTGGAGACAACAAGGCCCATCCAAAATGGTCTACATCTCGCCAGGTCAACTGGTACAAAGACATCAAATGGCCTGAAGATGCCTCCACATTCCCTGCTGCTCCTGATCTGTCCGTCGAAGTTCCCTATGCAAGTGGAAAGTACCCATGGAACCCCAAGGGAACCACAGTCAAGCTTTCCAACGGCGTTGTTTGGACAGCCTACATCAACCCTGCCGTCGCTGATGGGATGCCTGCTGGATCTGCCGTAACCACCAAAGAGGGCGGCCAGGAGCTCAACTGTTATGCCTATCGTGGCCGTCCTGTCAGCGCCGCTCTCAACACGACAGTCACCGACGATGCTGTTTGTCTGTCTGCTTTCGTCTGCAACCGCGATGACAAGGCCCCCCCCCGTCCCAGCGACATGAGCTCTCCCACTTCTACCCTGCAAACATCACCCGCTCCTCCTGCTACCACCTTCATTTCGCAGCCGCCTGCAACACCAAGCTCTACTGGTGGTGCTGATCCAGCCCCTCCCACAGACCCCAATGCTGGTAAGCTATTTGTGTCTACTCTCGTCAGTCCTCGTTTTGTCAACTGGCCCAATACCTGGCAAGCCTTCATCGAAAAGTTCTCCTGGGATAGACAGACCGGCAAATGCGTCGCCCAGCCAGTAAAAGGAGACGGATACACCATCAACATTGATTGCGCAGGAATTCAGATCGATTCCGACTCTCATTTGACTCTCCTCATGATCAAAGCCCTTCATGACATTGGCATGAACAGCACCCTTTTCAACCAAAACCCCATTGTGCCAGGAAAACGTAACTCTACCGCAGATCACTGGGTGGTCATGCCAGAGGCTTTCAGCCTACAGGCCATTGATGTTTCTCACCAAAACGTTGTTGGTTACCTCAGTTACAACACAAGCTATGACAACTTCCTGAGTGGACCGTGTTCATCTTGCGATACCAAACGGTTCAACGAGCAATTCTTCAACCCCATTCTGGCTGCTATGAAGGGCACTTACCCTCGCTATAACAGCTACAACGTCGAGGCTCAATGCAGCCCCTGGATGGCATGCTTCTAA